GACAAAGTCATAATCTTTTGGTCTTTTTTGTCCCAAAGGGAAAGGGATTTCAATACTTCTTCAATGTATTTTGGATTGGTTGGTTTTCCATAAAGCCCTCTTGTAAATGAAACACTGGCCCAAACGGTTTCAAAGGCATGGACACTGAGTTCCTGAGGCACAAGGCCAATGAAGGATCTAGTTTTTTTGAAATCTTTAATGATATCAAACCCACCAACATTCACCTCACCAGCGCTTGGTGATACAATCCCGCAGATCAAATTGATGAGGGTGGTTTTTCCTGCTCCATTGGGACCGAGGAGAGCGTGAATTTCGCCTTCCTTTACTTCCCAATTTATATCCTTTAGGGCTTGGAATCCATTGTCATACGACTTGGAAACTTGTTTTACGGTGAGGATCGATTTCAAACGGTTTCATCCTTCCAGCCAATGTCTGTGAGGAAGTCGTCATAACCCCCGTCATAGACAAAAACTCGGTCATCATCGAATACTATCAGTTTTGTGGCTACAGCGCGCAAGTGCATTTCGTTGTGTGTGACCATAATGACAGAACCATCAAAGTTATCGATGGCCTCAATGAGCGAGTCACAAGACTGCATGTCCAAGTGGTTTGTGGGCTCATCCAGATACAACAAGTGGCATGGAGCGACCAATATTTTACCAAGTAAAACTCGGCTCTTTTCTCCCCCAGAGAGAACCTTGATTTTTTTTAAGGCAAGGTCTTCGGAAAACATAAGCCCACCGGCAATGTTACGAGCTTTCCCTTCCGAACAGTTCGGATCGGCAGTCATAATTTCCTGAACAACCGTATTACTTTCGTTCATGTTCAGTTTATTGGTTTGGCCAAAATATCCTTCCTTCAAAATCTGATGTTTTTTAACCTCACCAGTGACTGGACTTAGCTCTCCAGCGATTAACTTAAGCAAGGTGGACTTTCCTTTTCCGTTTTTCCCGATGATACAAATTCGATCTTCGGGACCAACGCTGATAGAAAAGTTTTCAAATAAATAAGGAGAGGTTCCATTATAGGAAAAAGAAACTTCGTCCACACTTAACATCTGGCTTGCAGAGAAGGGAGCACTGTTGAAATAAAGTTCCATATCCTCAATATTCTCGAGTGCTTTCATTTCCCCTTGTTTCTCTAATCTTTTGACGCGGGACTGAGCACGGCTTGCAAAACTTGCTTTGGCTTTAAACTTCGCAATAAAGATCTCTTCTTGTTTGCGTTTTTTGGCTTCGTTTAGTCTCGTTTTTTCGTAGATCTCTTCTGCTTGGTTGATCTGTGTGTATAACTTTTCAGTATCCCCTTGCACCTTGATGGCTTTGGTTCTATGAATGGCAACTGTATGAGTCACAACACTGTCCATAAAACTTCTATCGTGAGTGATAAGGATAATTTCACCTTCCCATTCTCGTAAAAATTCCTCTAACCAACGTATGGTGACAATATCCAAATAGTTGTTTGGTTCATCTAAAATAAGCATATCGGGAGCTGATACCAGGAGTTTGGCTAAGTTCATCCGAATTTGGTATCCACCGGAAAATTCCTCAGGACTTCGTTCCATGTCTTTTTCTGAAAATCCAAGACCGAATAAAATTCGTTCTACCTTCCAAGTTTCATATTCGTCTCCTTCGGGAAGGCCGAGGGCACATTCTTCTAAAACTGTGGGTTTGGTAAAAACCAAATGTTGTTCCAAATGTCCAATGCGATATCCTTTGGGGACGGTGATGTTTCCTGAGTCCGGTTCCGTTTTTCCTAAAATGATTTGGACGAGAGTTGATTTTCCATGTCCATTGCGACCGACAAGACCCACTCGTTCGCCACGGTTTACGCTGAATTGTAAGTCATCGAATAAAACATTGCCGTTGAATTGTTTGTTTAAACCAGAGATTTTGATCATATAATTTCCGAAGGTTTCCCTTTTTCGTATAAAACCAGGATCGAAAAAGAAGCGGATACGACGAGTAGAATCGAAAAGAAATTGGCTCAGTTTTCTCACAGAAAGGTAAGATCCGGCGGACATAATGAGAGGGAAAACCACGAGTGAGATTATGGACTCTTTTTCATACCTCCAGATTCCGAAACTGTACTGTGCGAACTTTTCTTTTTCGACTCACTAGTTTCCTATGCCTCAGTTTTGGCAGTGGAAGTTATGCCAATGGCAACTTACAAGTGGCCTTTGGTGCGGAGGAAAATTATCTTTTGGTGCGTTCGCTTGATTCCAGTGTCATCCACCTAGGAAGTCCGGAAGAAAAGGCCGAGTATAAAGAAATCATTGATGAGTATTTGCGTTTTAAAAGTCTCCACATCCAAGGCAAATACAGTGATGCCTATTTGGCAGTACGTTCCACTCAATACAAACTCATCCAACTCTATGACAAAATCCTAACTAAAAATTTGGACTTGGTACGTTCCGAATTAATTTTACTCGGAGGAAAATCACGCGACAAAGAAAAAACACAAACCAGGGCTTTTTTACGTCTAGCACTTCGAGATATCAGTGAAGCCGAACAAAAGTTAGTGATGGCAAGGAATACTCGCCCTCTTCTTTACCTACTAAAACTTCGAGAGATGTTATTTGCCTTAAAGATTTTAAAACATGCAGGGAAATTTGTGATTTTTTTAAACCTTCTGCATGATGGCGGATTTATGGAGTCCATTGAGGATTCAAATTTTGATTCCATAGAGTCGGAACTCATTCGCGGGTTTGGAAAAGGGACCAACAAACTACTCGCACTTCATTATGATAATTCCTTTCTTCCCTTTGGAGAAGAAAGTATCTACGAATCCATGATGACCAATTTTAAGTCCCCAGAAATCAAAAAAGACTAATTTTTCAGTTGGATACAATCCCTGGCACGATTGGCTTTTTCTTTCGCTTCTTCGATCGTTTTTCCTGTTGCTAAACTAACACCCATTCGTCGTTTTCCATCAATTTCTGGTTTTCCAAAAATACGAATATCCACTCCTTTGACTTTTAGCGCATCGCCAAGTCCGGTGTAAACAGGTGCCTTAGTTTTTCCTTCCAAAAGGATAGCGGAGCTGGCTGCGGGAGTGTGGAAAATAAGCTCAGGAATCGGTAGACCAAGAAGGGCTCTGGCATGAAGGGAAAATTCAGAAATATTTTGAGAGATGAGAGTCACAAGTCCTGTGTCATGCGGTCTTGGGGATACTTCACTGAAATACACTTCGTCACCCTTCACAAAAAGTTCGACCCCAAAAATTCCCATCCCTCCAAGACCAGTGGTGACGGCTTCTGCAATTTTTTCTGCAGCTAGGAGGGCTTTTTCCGACATGGGTTGAGGCATCCAAGACTCCACATAATCCCCGTTCACCTGTCTATGCCCAATGGGTGGTAAAAAGGTAGTCCCACCTATATGTCGTATGGTGAGAAGAGTGATCTCAAAATCGAAGGATATAAATTCTTCGATGATCATTTTTCCTTTGCCTGTCCTTCCTCCCGTTTGGCCATACTCCCAGGCTTTCAAAATATCGGCCTCAGTTCGCACAAGACTTTGTCCTTTACCAGAAGAACTCATAATGGGTTTGACCACACAAGGAAATCCAATCTCTTGCACTGCTTTTTGAAAGTCCTCTTCGGTATCAGCAAAAAGATACTTGGAAGTTTTTAATCCAAGTTCTTTGGAAGCAAAGTTACGAATCCCTTCGCGGTTCATAGTTAAGTTTACGGCTTTTGCAGAAGGGATGATTCGAAAACCTTCGGCTTCCAAACGGACTAAAGTTTCTGTATGGATGGCTTCAATTTCAGGAACTACAAAATCAGGTTTTAACTCTCGTATGGTGGCTTCCAATTCTATTGGATCGAGCATATTGATGACCCGAGATTCCTGTGCCACAAACATGGCCGGTGCGTTTGGATAACGGTCTACAGCAATGACATGAACACCAAGGCGGTTTGCTTCGATGGTTACTTCTTTGCCAAGTTCTCCTGATCCGAGGAGTAAAAGTTTTGTAGCTGTAAGGGTAAAGGGTGTTCCGATCATAATCACAAAGATTGGGAACTGGGCCATTCAGACAAACAGATTATGGCCACCCTCCTAAGAAATCAGATATGGGAGTTACATTAGATACCGTTTACCCAGTTTGTCTCTTTGGTAGATATTGGCACCCATTCGTATGAGAAGATCAGAAATTTCACCAAGACCGTCAAAACTATTGGCAATATGAAGGGCAGTGACCCCACTTGGGTCGGCAACATTGGGATCGGCCGCAGAGTTAAGTAATACTTCAACGGCTTCCCCATTCCCTGTCTCTGTTGCTTTGTGTATGGGATACAAACCCATGTTATCTGGTTGGTTGGGATTCAATCCAAGGGACAATAATTTTTTTAAATAATAAATATCGGAAACTTCAGTGACTGCAAGTCCAAGAAGTAAGGGAGATTCTGATACCAAAACTTCTTTTAGATCTGGATCGGATAATAACAAATCAAACGATTCTTTGTCTTCTCTCGTGATAGCGGAACACAATGTGCGTAACCTGAGATTGAACTTTGTTTTACCAACGAAATCAATTATGTTTTGTATCATGTTTTTATCCTATCAGTATCTGACGAATCACGATTGTAAAAATGGGACATTTTTTCATATTCTCGGAACCATTCGTTGGGAATAGATCCGGAAATTCGTTTGAAATCGTGATTGAAATGGGATTGGTCAGAATAATTGAATTCCTGAGCCAAATCGGTAAACCTTAGGTCTGGATTATTTTGTCGGTAATGTTCTGGATTTCGGACCATTTCCAATAACCTGTGCACTGTTCTGTATTCAGAAGGAGCCATTCCCACAATCTCTTTGAACTTACGATCCAATTGTTTTCTAGAAATTCCCAATTTTTTGCAAAGACTTTCAATGGAAGTGGCAGCTCGTGTGAGCTCCAAAAGTGCAAACCGAATGTAGGTGGGTATTTCTCCAGGTTCTCCGGGATATTGTTTTAGAAAGATGGTTAGAAATTTTGAAATCCCATCTTCAGATAAAAAATTAGAACTTGAATTTCCTGTTACCATAAATTTGTTTTTGATTTCAGAAGATTCACCTAGCATACATTTATTGTCTATTTCAGGAAACTGATTTTGTAATTCATCCCCTCGATTGGAAAATAAAGAAAACATTCCCCCTACATAAAACCTGATCGCAAATAAAGAAATTTCGGATTCAGATAAAATCCTCCACCTTCTTGTCTGTGGCCCGACAATGTGAAACTTTGGCAATCGGATCAGTTCCCTATTTTCGGTTTCTACTAGAGGTGGGTTTTCCAAATGGAATACCATCTCACACTCGTAAGATGGTAAGATCCATGGCAGTTCACGAACGTTCACTCCCTTCCAAATCCAGAATTCTTTTACCGAAGATTCTAAATGGGAGGGAGGTTTTAAAAAAGATATGTCCAAAGATTTACCATCTCTTATACTTTGATTTTATTTCCAGCGGCTCATACGAAGGGCATTAAAAACAACCGACAGAGAACTGAATGCCATAGCAGCTCCACTTACCCAAGGAGCAAGTAAACCCGATGCAGCAATCGGAATTCCGAGTAAATTGTATCCGAGAGCCCAACCAAAGTTTTGCCGAATATTGATGACAGTGTCTTTACCAATATGAATGAGATCCACAATTCTTTGGATGTCTCCATTGACAAGGACCACATCGGCGGTGTTAATCGCAACATCAGAACCCGTTCCCATGGCAATCCCCACATCAGCTGATGCGAGGGCCGGTGCATCATTGATTCCATCTCCTACCATAGCGGAATGCACTTTGTTCGTTTTCAGAGTGGTAATGATTTTTGCTTTCTCTTCAGGCAGAAGTCCTGAAAACACAGCAGAAATCCCAACTAACCGAGCAATTTTTTCCGCCGAAGTTTGGTTATCGCCTGTTAGGAGGACAGGTTCCACTCCAATGGATTTTAATTCTAAAATGGCGGCCTTTGCCTCTTTACGCAGCCTGTCTTCAATCTGAAAAACCACCATGCCTTCCCTTATTCCTCGAATCCCAACAAAAACCAAGCTGGATCCATCCTCGGTCCAAGGCTTAATTGATTCTTTTATGGCATCAGAAATTAAAAATCCATTCTCTTCCACAAACGCCTGTTTGCCTGCAACGAGAACCAACCCATTTTGTTCCGATTGGATTCCACCTCCCGGAAAAGTTTTTGTCGAAACCATTTCAGAACTTGTTTGGTATAGGTTATTTTCTTTTCCATAACCAACGATGGCTTTGGCTAGTGGGTGGTCGGATGTTTCTTCCATCCTCACAATCGATCTTAAAACAAGGTCCAAACTGGTAGAATCTAATCCAAAATCTTTGATCTCTGTTACTTTTGGTTTTCCTTCCGTGAGTGTTCCCGTTTTATCAAAAGCAATCCAATTGATTTTAGAAACAGATTCCAATGCTTCGGCACTGCGAAAAAGCACTCCCCTTTTGGCCGCACGCCCTGTCCCCACAAGTAAAGAGATGGGTGTGGCAAGGCCGAGAGCACAGGGACAAGCAATCACGAGAATAGCAATACTTGTTTCGATGGCTGAGGTAATCACACCCGGAGTGATCACAAAGTACCAAACCAAAAAATCAATGATACTGATACCTACGACAACGGGGACAAAATACGCGGAGATCTGGTCGGCAATCCTTTGGATGGGAGCTTTTGTGCCAAGTGATTCTTCCACAGAACGAATGATATGTGAAAGAGTGGTATCATTTCCAACTTTCATTGCTTTTACTACCAAAGACCCACTTCCATTCACTGTTCCACCGAGAATTTTATCGCCCACATTCTTTTCTACAGGCATACTTTCACCAGTTAACATGGATTCATCGGCAAAACTTTCTCCTTCCGATACAATTCCATCCATAGGAAACCGTTCGCCTGCCTTTACTAAAACCAGGTCTCCTAATTTCAAATATTCATTAGGGACTTCGGTCCAAACTCCATTGGATTGAACTGTTGCCGTTTCTGGACGAAGTTTAAGAAGAGCATTGATTCCATCACTGCTTTTCCCCTTGGCATAATGTTCGATCCATTTACCTCCAAGGATAAAAGTGATGAGAACAGCAGAGGTTTCAAAATAGAGATCCTTTCCGAACACACTGTACCCATAGGCTGCACTTGTTCCAATGACAACAAGAACATCCATATTGGCTGATCCATTTCGTAATGCACGATAAGCGGACTGGTAAAAAGGAAATCCAATGATAAACTGCACTGGAAAGGCAATGGCCATTTGCACAAACCTGTCCATTAAGAAGTGCGGCATTGGCATAAAACTAAGGAAACTAAAATGAGTAACCATAGCATAAAACAATGGTAAGGAGAAGACTGCCGACAATAGAAAACGGATTTTTAAATTCCGAATTTGGTCCTTTTGTTTTTTTTCCGTTTCCGATTGTTTGTTAACATCATGGACAATTGCTGAATAACCAAGGGACTCCACCTTTTCTAAGAGGGAAGCTAGCGTTACAGAATCAACACTACGTAAAAAAACAGATTCACGAGCAAAATTGACTCGAACATCTGATACTCCTTCCATTTTGGAAAGGCCCTTCTCAATTCGAAGGGCACAATTGGCACAGGTCATACCGAAAAGATCTAATGTTCGTTCGGTGGTATTATTTGACGTTTCCAAGGGAATATCCATCCTCACTCAACCGTGACCGAAGACTATTTAGCTCCGCATCCGTTAGAGATTCTTTCACAGTTACTATATTTTCTTCTATATTAGCAGTTGCTTCTTTACCGATTTCAGCAAAAACTTTTTCTACCGTTTTTTTACAATGCCCGCAAGTCATTCCTTCTACTTCATAATTAACCATGATGATGCTCCTTTTTTTGTTCTTTCGATTCTGTTAACGGAAGTTTGTATTTTACATCCGCACCTTTTTGGAAATTCCATTCAGGAGAAAGGATCAACTCTCCTTCCTTCGCCGAACTTCCCTGAGGAATTTCACAATAAAAATGATCTGGGTGACCCGAACATTTCAAAGGGAATTCTTTCCCTTTCGATACTACCTTACCATACAACTTTGAATTTTTGGAAGTCGGATTTTCAAAATTAATATCGAGTAGATACACCTTAAATCCTAAATTTTGATACGGTAAGACTTCAGTATGGAAAGCTCCCGGCATGGCGATTACACCGCCGTGAGGGCCCGGTTTGTGTTCCCCGTGCGCGGCCATCTGCTGCGAACTCAAAAACATTGCAAAAATTGCAAGTTTTAGTAAATTTTTGATTGGTTTCATGGTAACTCCTTTGTTAACATAAATCCAGTCTAAACCTTCCAATCGTTGGAAGGTCAATAGCCGATTTGATTTTTTTATCGTTTTTTTTAATTTTTTTTTGGAGGATTCAAATGAATATTGGAGAACTTTCTAAAGAATCAGGAGTCAGCACCAAACTCATTCGCCATTATGAAGGGATTGGTTTGATTCCTGAGGCCGGCAGAACCGAAAACGGATACAGATCTTATAGTTCCGATGACATTCATTATTTACGGTTTATCAAAAGATCCAGAGAACTTGGGTTCCCACTCGAAGATATTAAAAGTTTACTAGGACTTTGGAAAAATAAATCTCGAAGTAGCAAACAAGTAAAACTACTTGCGGAAAAACATTTAAATGAATTGGATTTAAAACTTAAACAATTAAAAGACATGTCGGATACTTTAAAAAAACTCGTTAAACATTGTCATGGTGATCATAGACCCGATTGTCCGATTCTAAAAAATTTAGAACATTCATCTCCTCGAAATGATTCATAGATTTTTTTTTAGAACGTCTGCAATCAGGCGATGAGCTTTTTCATTTAAATGAATATCACCTGTCTGTAATAAATCAGATCGATATCGCATTTGGTTTCTCAAATCAATAAGAGGAATATGATTTTCTTTTGATAGTTGTATTAAATCTTTTATAAATTCGGAATCGGATTCCAACCATTCTGGATTCATATCATATCCAATACCTTGGTAGACCTGGTAACGAGTTCTATCAAACTCAACTTCTAAAGGTATATAAACTAAGTTCAATTGTTTGCCCTGTTTCACAATTTTATCGTTTAATAGAAACAATATCTTTTTCCAACGATCAAAATTTATTTTTGCAAATGTTTTTGTATTAAGGGAGCTAGATAAGTAGTTTGGACTAATTTGAAACAAGGTTTTGAGTGGAAGAAAATCGACAACTTCATTCTTTTTTTCTTTAAGATCAGGAATTCGATAAGTTTGTTCGGCAACTCGCTTCAACTCAGCTTCCATTCGTTTTTGTATTGATTCAAAATAAGATTTTTTTAAATACAAACGACTGTGCTCTGGAAAGAGAAAAGAAAAAATATGAAAATACTTTTTATGATTCACAAAATGCAAAAAATCCGGGGTATCACCCGTTTCATATATATCGTTACCGTATATAAATAAATATACAGATCTAAATTCAAACCGAGAACTTACTTTTTCGTATGTTGAATATTCGTTTTCCAGAGTAAATCCGGGAATACTTACATTGATCCAATTACAACCTGTTTCTCGGTTTAATATTTCAGGAAAACTATCCTTCCAAAAAATACCAGATCCAAAAGTCTGCGAATCACCTAACAGTAAATATCCGCAACTGGCATTGTTTTTTAAATTACCTTTCCGAAAACCAAATTCTCCAATCTCACCGATTTCCCTTTCCCCTTGTCTAAAAAAGGGGATTTCCCTGTTTGTTGGAAAATGATAATGACCATAAGGAAAACTCACATAAAAATCAATGGAATCAATGACTCGAAGGCAGAAGATTACTCCGCAAAAGAAAAGGAATGAATAAAAAAGATATTTCATAGGTTTATTTAAGAAAGTAGTTGGATCATTATCTTTTTTCATTGCAGATCGTAAGAACTAATAAAGAGTGTACCTGTTTTCGATTCCATATGATACAATCAAAAAAAGCAATTGGATTCTTTGTTATCTTAGGATTTTTAATCTTCGGGTATTTGACATTTACAACTAAAGATATCAAACCATTTTCAGACTTTGCCCTTTTGGAATGGCAAATCAAGTTAGCGCTCCAAGGAACGTTTCACCTGGAATATCCTTATCTTTTAGCGGATCCAAACTTGCAATTTTTCCCATTACCAGATATCTTTTTCCATGTATATAATGGTCTTCCTTATTCCACTTTCCCTAATTTTTATCCCATCCTGTTTTCCCCGTTTTATGCGGGCTTTGGCATAATAGGAATCAAATTTACACAATTCATTTTATTCTTCTTTTCAATTTATGTTTTTTATCTAATCAAAAAAGACACAATCGCCACAATACTTTTGTTATTTGGATCAACGATATCCATATATATATTTTTAATCCACGAAACCATTCTCTTCTTCTTTTTGGAAATAGTAATCCTATATTTGTATCACAAAAAATGGGCTACATTCTCTGGATTTATTTCGATGTGTTTGGTTTGGATGCGGCCAGAAATGATATTTTCGATTTGTTTTCTTCCCTTTTGTTTTCCAAAAGAAAAAAATTGGAAAGGATTTTTTTTGGCTTTTTTGATTACAGGAATTGTCTTCTCTATGGTAAACCAAATTACCTTAGGGACTTATATTCCACTCCGCATGGTAAAAAATTCCGAATTTCAGTTCCGGCCAGAAATCAGTTTTTACCTGTTCAAAATTTGGATAGAACAGGTTCCCATTTTTTTTATCTTTATTCTTTATTTGGTATTCTCTTTTACAAAAAAGGAATGGTCCTATCGAAATCTATTTTTACTAGTCGTCACCTGTTTCATCCTACTCATTTCACCAAATACAGGCGGTCACAACACTCCTAGATATTTATTTGGATTGGTTCCACTTTATGTATTGTCTTTGCGAAAGAAACAAGAATCCGAGTCACATATCACAAAGACTTGGTTCTTTATTTGTTTATTTCTTGCGATTTATTGTTTTACAGTCCTCTTCCAACAAACAAAGGAGTTAAAAAAAATATCTCAATACCAAACGAACACATTACAAGAAATTTCGAAAATCAAGGACAAGATTTTGATTTTTAATAATTCGGATTTTTCCTTTGTTGTATTACCTGGCTTTGTGGCCCTACCATTTTCTAGCTCAGAAAAAGAACTACTATTACTAAGACCTAATTATGAAAACAAAACGTTAATTCAAATTTTAACTATCAAAAAAAACGAATCCTTTACATTTTTAGAACTCCCCCCCTCTTCGATTCCGCTCCGTCCGAATGAAACAGTAGTATTTTCTAATTTTTATATAACATATTATGAAGGTTATCGTTATCAATTGCCAGATGCTTTACTCCCCATCCATGCGACTGAATGCCTAATGCATATTTATTATAATCCCTAACCAAGAAAGATATTTCCTAATTTGTTTTCTCCTTGGATTTTTAGCGGGATTACTTTAAATTCGACATATGAACTCAAAACAATGTCCAAGCTGTGGTAGCACAAATTTATACCAAGAATCGGCAACTATCTATCGCTGTGGAGATTGTTTTGATAAAGTGCCTACTGGAGGTATGGTAGATCTACCGCCCCCAAAAGTCTATGGAACATCCAAAGATAAGTCAGAAACTAGTTCTTTTGGAAATTGGAAGAATCTCATTTCAGCGATTGTAGTCGCCTGGATCGTGTTAGGGTCTTCGGCGTTCACCTATTACCAAAAATTACAATCAAACTTAAACCTTTCCCAAGAAGAAGAAGTAG
The sequence above is drawn from the Leptospira sp. WS4.C2 genome and encodes:
- a CDS encoding ABC-F family ATP-binding cassette domain-containing protein — encoded protein: MIKISGLNKQFNGNVLFDDLQFSVNRGERVGLVGRNGHGKSTLVQIILGKTEPDSGNITVPKGYRIGHLEQHLVFTKPTVLEECALGLPEGDEYETWKVERILFGLGFSEKDMERSPEEFSGGYQIRMNLAKLLVSAPDMLILDEPNNYLDIVTIRWLEEFLREWEGEIILITHDRSFMDSVVTHTVAIHRTKAIKVQGDTEKLYTQINQAEEIYEKTRLNEAKKRKQEEIFIAKFKAKASFASRAQSRVKRLEKQGEMKALENIEDMELYFNSAPFSASQMLSVDEVSFSYNGTSPYLFENFSISVGPEDRICIIGKNGKGKSTLLKLIAGELSPVTGEVKKHQILKEGYFGQTNKLNMNESNTVVQEIMTADPNCSEGKARNIAGGLMFSEDLALKKIKVLSGGEKSRVLLGKILVAPCHLLYLDEPTNHLDMQSCDSLIEAIDNFDGSVIMVTHNEMHLRAVATKLIVFDDDRVFVYDGGYDDFLTDIGWKDETV
- the purT gene encoding formate-dependent phosphoribosylglycinamide formyltransferase → MIGTPFTLTATKLLLLGSGELGKEVTIEANRLGVHVIAVDRYPNAPAMFVAQESRVINMLDPIELEATIRELKPDFVVPEIEAIHTETLVRLEAEGFRIIPSAKAVNLTMNREGIRNFASKELGLKTSKYLFADTEEDFQKAVQEIGFPCVVKPIMSSSGKGQSLVRTEADILKAWEYGQTGGRTGKGKMIIEEFISFDFEITLLTIRHIGGTTFLPPIGHRQVNGDYVESWMPQPMSEKALLAAEKIAEAVTTGLGGMGIFGVELFVKGDEVYFSEVSPRPHDTGLVTLISQNISEFSLHARALLGLPIPELIFHTPAASSAILLEGKTKAPVYTGLGDALKVKGVDIRIFGKPEIDGKRRMGVSLATGKTIEEAKEKANRARDCIQLKN
- a CDS encoding ankyrin repeat domain-containing protein, which produces MIQNIIDFVGKTKFNLRLRTLCSAITREDKESFDLLLSDPDLKEVLVSESPLLLGLAVTEVSDIYYLKKLLSLGLNPNQPDNMGLYPIHKATETGNGEAVEVLLNSAADPNVADPSGVTALHIANSFDGLGEISDLLIRMGANIYQRDKLGKRYLM
- a CDS encoding helix-turn-helix domain-containing protein, with protein sequence MDISFLKPPSHLESSVKEFWIWKGVNVRELPWILPSYECEMVFHLENPPLVETENRELIRLPKFHIVGPQTRRWRILSESEISLFAIRFYVGGMFSLFSNRGDELQNQFPEIDNKCMLGESSEIKNKFMVTGNSSSNFLSEDGISKFLTIFLKQYPGEPGEIPTYIRFALLELTRAATSIESLCKKLGISRKQLDRKFKEIVGMAPSEYRTVHRLLEMVRNPEHYRQNNPDLRFTDLAQEFNYSDQSHFNHDFKRISGSIPNEWFREYEKMSHFYNRDSSDTDRIKT
- a CDS encoding heavy metal translocating P-type ATPase, with the translated sequence METSNNTTERTLDLFGMTCANCALRIEKGLSKMEGVSDVRVNFARESVFLRSVDSVTLASLLEKVESLGYSAIVHDVNKQSETEKKQKDQIRNLKIRFLLSAVFSLPLFYAMVTHFSFLSFMPMPHFLMDRFVQMAIAFPVQFIIGFPFYQSAYRALRNGSANMDVLVVIGTSAAYGYSVFGKDLYFETSAVLITFILGGKWIEHYAKGKSSDGINALLKLRPETATVQSNGVWTEVPNEYLKLGDLVLVKAGERFPMDGIVSEGESFADESMLTGESMPVEKNVGDKILGGTVNGSGSLVVKAMKVGNDTTLSHIIRSVEESLGTKAPIQRIADQISAYFVPVVVGISIIDFLVWYFVITPGVITSAIETSIAILVIACPCALGLATPISLLVGTGRAAKRGVLFRSAEALESVSKINWIAFDKTGTLTEGKPKVTEIKDFGLDSTSLDLVLRSIVRMEETSDHPLAKAIVGYGKENNLYQTSSEMVSTKTFPGGGIQSEQNGLVLVAGKQAFVEENGFLISDAIKESIKPWTEDGSSLVFVGIRGIREGMVVFQIEDRLRKEAKAAILELKSIGVEPVLLTGDNQTSAEKIARLVGISAVFSGLLPEEKAKIITTLKTNKVHSAMVGDGINDAPALASADVGIAMGTGSDVAINTADVVLVNGDIQRIVDLIHIGKDTVINIRQNFGWALGYNLLGIPIAASGLLAPWVSGAAMAFSSLSVVFNALRMSRWK
- a CDS encoding heavy-metal-associated domain-containing protein, yielding MVNYEVEGMTCGHCKKTVEKVFAEIGKEATANIEENIVTVKESLTDAELNSLRSRLSEDGYSLGNVK
- the cueR gene encoding Cu(I)-responsive transcriptional regulator, producing MNIGELSKESGVSTKLIRHYEGIGLIPEAGRTENGYRSYSSDDIHYLRFIKRSRELGFPLEDIKSLLGLWKNKSRSSKQVKLLAEKHLNELDLKLKQLKDMSDTLKKLVKHCHGDHRPDCPILKNLEHSSPRNDS
- a CDS encoding SGNH/GDSL hydrolase family protein, translated to MKKDNDPTTFLNKPMKYLFYSFLFFCGVIFCLRVIDSIDFYVSFPYGHYHFPTNREIPFFRQGEREIGEIGEFGFRKGNLKNNASCGYLLLGDSQTFGSGIFWKDSFPEILNRETGCNWINVSIPGFTLENEYSTYEKVSSRFEFRSVYLFIYGNDIYETGDTPDFLHFVNHKKYFHIFSFLFPEHSRLYLKKSYFESIQKRMEAELKRVAEQTYRIPDLKEKKNEVVDFLPLKTLFQISPNYLSSSLNTKTFAKINFDRWKKILFLLNDKIVKQGKQLNLVYIPLEVEFDRTRYQVYQGIGYDMNPEWLESDSEFIKDLIQLSKENHIPLIDLRNQMRYRSDLLQTGDIHLNEKAHRLIADVLKKNL